The window TGccaaaccttaacctgaacccaatcaaaatataagttacttataaattataattgagtgcagatcatttatgttgaaggcacaagaaagtCCAATGTCATCGGGTCTCATTAGTTCATATCATTTCATTTTCGATGATTccaaatttctctctcaaatagatttcatgcttttaaagtagttgttctatattttagcctatttatttaaaaataaagttctttataataaataattataaatatagttaataaaattatatatatatatatatatatatatatatatatatatatatatataaaataaaacatgtattgaaatattataaattaatataaTGCGGAAAATATACCTGACCAAtcccgcttgggttgagaattcccaacctaagTTTGGGTTGGATTGAgttgaggtataagaaccttgggttgggcttaaggttgagcaccaacccgactaTCATCCCTAATTCATAGGGTTATCATCAGTCATAGGGTTTGTTGttgggtggcccacatgagttttgggtcTGCCTAACTTTTAGAACCTTATCGGCTAAGGAAGTCCTGCAAGTACAGGTACTCACCGGCAGGGTGCGGCACTAACcatgagggccaccttgatgtatgtattgtccatccatgccatccatctgttttgccggcTCTTTTTAggctatgaacccaaaaattaagttgagatccaaatctaagatggtccataccataggaaacggtgctGATTgatcacccaccgttaaaaacttattggggcccaccgcaatgcccatcataacatttatttggcatccaacctgtgGATATGGACACATAtatctggataaagggaaaaggaAGATATCAGctggatctaaaacttttgtagcccacaagaagtttctaatggcgGGCCTTCATCACCACTGTTTGCTGcaatatggttcacctgagaattggatctgtcttaattttaggCTGGTacgctaaaatgatatgaaaatttggatgaacggtgtggattaaacacatacgtcatagtggggcccacagtgccaCATATGCAATCCATGTCCAGGTCAAAGACCAGGGGATGGTGGGCATTTTCTCATTTGAAGAAAAATCATTCTTTAAACTGACTGACGTCAGAGAAAACTCGCAGAAGGCAGGTGGCATAATGAAAACTTAATTAAAAGGAATGGGATGTAAATAACATAATAATGATATacttttttgtaaaattccctcaCAATTGATCTATGATCAAAACAAACTTCTTTTTAGCTTTCTAGCTTTCAACCTTTAAATTCCTATCCCATGGCCGATGGACTTGTTCCATCGGTTCCTAGTTACTTGAATTCCGCCATCCAATCCGAGCTGGGAAAAGTGTTATCCTGTCACCGAGAGCTACAAGACCTTTCCAGAGCATTCAAAGCAATCCAAGCCCTTCTTCGTGATGCTGAGAAGAGACAGAAAAAGGAAGAAGCTCTGAGTGACTGGCTAGAGGAGATCAAAGATGTGGCCTACGACGTTGAGGACTTGCTGGACGAGTGGAAAACGGAATCCCTCAGATATGAAAACGAAGGGAGCAGAATCCCACCTCTTGCAAAGCGGGTATGCAACTCCGTCTTACGTATTCTTAATGTTGATGAAACAGTTGATGAACTAGGCTTTCATGTAAAATTGAGCATGGAGATGGGTCGTAGATTAAAAAATATCAGAGAAAGGCTCAATGCGATATGTAGTGAGAAGTCTAATTTCCATTTGGAGGAAAGCATAGATAGCAGGATGGAGATGATGGAGAGGAAAACTAGTTCGTTGGTCGATGAAACGGTGATTATTGGTAGGACTCCAGATAAAGAAAGGATCATACCTTGGTTGCTAAGTGACAGTAGTCATGTCAGTAACGAGATTCCCGTCATTTCTATAATTGGTTTAGGGGGATTAGGAAAGACTGCTCTTGCTCAATTAATATACAATGATGAGCGAGTTACTCGACACTTCCAGAAAAGAATGTGGGTTCATGTTTCGGATGATTTTAATGAGAGTAGAATTTGTAAAGCAATCATTGAATCGGTAGAGGGTCGACCTGCCCCTAGTTTCTCCGAATGGGAAATGGTACAAAATCATCTATGGAATGTCTTGAAAGGGCAGCAATTTTTACTTGTACTTGATGATATCTGGAATGAAAATCAAGAAAAGTGGGATAAATTGAGGATTCCTCTGAAAGGTAGAGTAAGTGGAAGTAGAATTTTGATCACGACTCGCAATGAAGCCGTGCTAAAAACTATGGGGGCCACAAAATGGCATCAACTGGCACCCCTATTAGAAAGTGATTCTTGGTCATTGTTCAGTAACATTGCTTTTTGGGAAATTAAAACAGAGGAATGTGCAGCGTTCAAAGAAATTGGCAAAGAAATTGCAAGAAAGTGTGACAGAATACCTCTTATTATAAAAAGAATAGCAAATGCGTTGCGTTTCCTGAGGACCAGAAGGGAGTGGCAGCTTCTGTTGGAGAGTGAAACATGGGATTTTCCAAATGTTACAAGAGGCGTCGTACTTGATCTTCAATTAAGTTATGAAAATATGCCTCCTTACTTGAAGCGTTGCTTTGCCTTTTGCTCTATATTTCCTAAGGATCATGTTATAGAGAGGGATACATTAATCAAGTTGTGGATGGCCCAGGGCTTTCTTCCAGAGGAAAGTGCAGTGATGGAATGTATAGGTGATGGGTATTTTTACGATCTACTAGGGCGATCCTTGTTTGATGCTCCAATAACAGATTGCTTTGGCAATGTCATGCACTGTAAGATGATGGATATTGTTCATGACTTCTTCCAAACTGTCATGAGAGAATGCTATACCGTGAACGTTAAATTTTCAAACAGCATCCCCCTGCATGTGCGCCATGTCTCATTGAAATGTAGTGACGATTTATCAGCAATTCCAGTAAACTTGTGCAAAGCCAAGAATCTGCGCACGCTCCTGTTCATTGGATGGTCAAGAATCACTGTGCTGGCtgatgatttttttgaaaatttcaggtgCCTCAGAGCATTAGATTTGAGTGGTACAAAGTGTTCTTGGCTTCCAATGTCCTTGGAGGACTTGAAACTTTTAAGATACCTAAACTTATCTACCACTCGAATAACAAGGTTGCCTGAATTCATATGCCGACTGTATCTATTGCAAACCTTGAAACTGAACGGGTGCGGCCAACTGTCTGAATTTCCCAAAGAGATGTGGAAGCTTGCAATGCTAAGGCATCTGGAAATTGAAGGTACCTTGTTAATGCACACTTCACCCCATTGGATTGGAAGATTAACTTCCCTTAGAACATTGTCAAAGTTTATTGTTGGGGAAAGGATGGAATGCAGGATTGGGGAACTTAAAAACCTCAATCTCCTCCAAGGAGAGTTAGCAATATACCATTTGGAGAGGGTGTTAAATGAGGACGAAGCCAAGGAAGCAGAACTAATGAATAAGAAATACCTTTGCCTTTTGGAATTGTATGATGGCAATTGTCAGAGAGTGTTACAAGATGATGTAGCAAAGAGGATTGAGGGTGTATTTGAAGGCCTTCGACCTGGCACAAACCTAGAAGAACTGAAAATATCGGGTTACATGGGATTTAAGTTCCCGGGGTGGATAGAAGATGCATCGTTCTCCAACCTAATTAACATTACTCTTCGTGATTGTCATGGGTGTATAAAATTACCAGCACTTGGGACACTACCATCCCTCAAATACCTTACAATAGAAGGAATGGATAGGGTGAAATTCATCGGTCTGGAATTCTATGGGAACAATGATAGTGGAGGCGTAACAAGTGCAGCTGCAGCATTCCCTAAGTTAGAGACACTCGTTTTGGAGGGAATGTATAATTTGATGGAGTGGGTTGGGAGAGAAGATGGAGGAATGCCGTCTCTCCTTGAATTACGTATTGCGAATTGCCCCAGGTTAATGAAAGTGCCATCGTTCCTTCATGGTAAACTGTGGAGAGTAGATCTTGAATCACCAAGAATGTATTGGGCATCATGCGTTTCTGAATCCGTCGAGTGTTTTGCAGTTAAAAAAATCCGGGACATCAGCGTGTTCATCCACCTGCCATTCCCTCACAACCTCAAGTACTTGGTGATAGGAGGGTCAGGTATTCATGGGTTTCCTAATGGGATACAGAAACTCTGTGGGCTCCAGATGCTTCACATTAGACACTGCCATGGACTGACACATCTGCCCAAAGAGCTCAGAGACCTCCGGAACCTTCGCCAACTGAAGATCGTGGACTGTCGATATTTAGAAAAATGGTGTGAAAAATATGCCGAGAACGATCAGCAACAAGCGATGTCACACATCCCTAATATCTGGATCGGCAACCGAGAGATCAAGCGAGATGGGCGAGAAGTCGCTGGACAAGCAAGGTAAGAGCCTTTTACTCCTCTTTTCAACTCCTGCATTGCATCTGTACTTAGTCATCAGGTTGGCCAAAATAAATATTTAGGGGTGTGCAGGACTGGGATTTGCTTTCTTCTCTGTTTCTGACCTCTGCACCCACATTCCATCAAAACACTACCCACAATGCATCCCAGATGCATCCAATCTGTCAAAATGGCATGTCAGTATAACATCCTAGCCAtgtatcaggtggatcacaccgtcTAAAGATCTGGCTAAAACACAAGGTGTTCAATTATCAGGGAAGCCACACATTTACAAAAGCAATGGACAACTACAAACAAAccttttgaactttttttttcatCATATTTCTAAATGTGTGACACCAACCTCATAATTAAATAGCCTGAGTTTTCTTATCAACTGATTTTAAACAGTGGATCCGTTGGTATACACAGAACCGATTCCTGTCAGATGTTCAGTTTGCATCACATCGCCTACATCTGCGGTCCACAATCACAGTACACGTGTCCTGGCACACAGATGAGTACTGATTAATGAACAGTCCAGTTCCAGCATTTGTTTGCCATGTTGGAATTTGTGGGCTAACAGTGCATATCATTTCCTGTCTCTTATATCTAATGGAGAATTTTTCTGTTGTTGGTTCCATGGGATGGAGCAGTGGCGGAACGACATACGGCGCCCAAGGGATTCGGCTATAGCATGATAGGTAtggaattttatttcattttctgtTTGTAATCTCTAGCATTACGGGCACATTATTGTGCTGACCTGTGCACACAGCCAGGCATGTAAAATGGCAAATGTGTAGGACATTCTAGCCATGTATGAGATGAGACATATCATCTTAGAGCATTTGATCAAAAACTCAGGCTGTTTGGTCATCAGGTTGCtgaactttttctttttccaaagcAGTGGATAGCCTAataaaatttctttctttcaGTGTTTTTTTATCTGCTGGCATCGCTTTTCAAAACAAGTGGCCGGCTTAATAGTTAGACAGccggagtatttgatgaaatgatttgtGGATCTGCCAAATACATTGATTGTATTGTTGGTGGAGCAACCATAGTGGGCCCTGCTAAGAGAAAATTTCTATTGTATGGTGATGATACTGTGACATTGCGATTAGAGTGTGAAGACACCTACACTATATATCCATTGAGGCACTCTCACAGAAGCTGCAAGAGTGCATCTGTGCTTGCCAGTTCGCCGTGAAATTGGATAAAGCCCTTCTTTACAAGGTTTTCGAATGACTAGCGTGTATTATAAATGTGATATCACAATCTATTCACAATATCACAGATATTCTCTATTACCTATGTGGTCCATGCCACCCCTCATGCCATGGGATAGCTGGATGCACCATCCCTCTCCATTGCCCATAACTTTCTCCTCTATTACTCTCTTTAACTTCTTCCCCACTCTCTCCcaatctcttttctttttcttcttgttcctTTTTTATTCCTATATGGATCCCTTGGTCATAGAAAAAAGaacagagaagaaagaaaagagaaagaagtagAAAATGGGGCTTGCTTATGATTGATCAAGACCTAGACTACTGGCTTATCATCATTGACCTCATATAGTGAGCTAAGGAGGCTCATTTGACTTGTGGTTGATTTAAGCTGGTCGCCGTGTTTTGGTGTTTTAGCTCCTAATTCAGTCCCATTGTGCAGTTGAATCAatcaatctacaccatccatcaaatAGTAATCCACTTCCAACCAACACTGACACCCAATAGTCATAAGTCGACAAGGTGTGGCTGCAGGTTCGTTTCTGCATGTCTCCCtcatatattttggatttttaagGCATGCATGCCAATGTGTGTTGCTGTGAAACTCTCAACTTAACTTTGGATTTTTAAGGCATGTAACGGTGTGAAACTCTCAAGGACAGTAAGACTGCAATATTTGTGTGGTGTGCATGTTACATTTGGATGTTAAGGCATGTGCCATTGTAATCTTCCTTCGTGTTTTCTAATGCAATATGTTGTGTGCCAAGAACTATAAAAGATGTTAAAAAATGAACAGGTGTTTTGGAATGCAATTACATGCCATGAAGAGAAAAACAGGTTAAAAATGAGGAGGTTAGCTGACCCCAGCAAGCTAACTGATTTCAATCAACCAAGACATCAAGAGGCATCATGATTTACTACTTGAGCTTGCAAATTTGAATAATGTTGCAATCGATGCACCAGAGCGAGTTAATGGATATTTCATGGTAAgattaattttcatttaatctTCCGAAAATGAACTGTGGAGGCTGTGTGAGGATCCAAATTGGGCTGCTGCTCTGTAGTCTGTTGAACAGCCTGGCTTCTCTGCTGGTTGATGCTTGGATCCCCTTCCATTTCTGGGAGCACTATGCTATCTGCTTTCTCAGGTGCTGCTGTATTTGTTGTTCTGGTAGCTTTATCTTGAATGCATGCCAGCTCTGTCCTACTCCGCTGCTGTTTCTTCATCTCTGTCAACAGTTTCTCTTCAACAGTTGCCTACatggtgatgtagagtgggtcgcggacactttcatggcaaagatggaccagagaaggcccgatcggaggtggaaatgatccggaccgtcagaaccttaaaacaaccatatcttgcaaactggattgagttattggacatatcatatatgattttggggtaggagaagctactttagccaaccaacctgctataCCAGGTTTCCCCATGCCGGATTCGTGAGATTCCATctgatcgatggtcaaaagtcccttttaatttcatttttaatataaatagtaagttttagtttgatcagaACTTTTGATTCTTTGAGTattaggagtcatgcccaacatgaaaagggcttagaaaaattaggagaataacgtggttaggccaaattggacacttgttatttttggccgaaaactatgaagtctagtaggaatgatgaccttctataaatagtaagtttactatttatagtaagtaatgtttttagagagtttgagtctaaaactccgccctaggtttgaactcattatttaaaggattgtaatttcatttttaatcatcaatcaatttatttttgaatttattagaaattatttctattttatccctcatggatttgaggaaacacTATGAGGAATCTagagagctccgtggatttggagtagttatctctgaggaagacggtaatcgacctcatcacgtccttccctgcatcaattggAATCAGAGCGAGGACTCGCCACTAGTGCACACTCggtatcatatggggcccactatgatgtttttatgaAATTTGTTCCATCCATTAAGCTATACTGCCACCGATGGCACATCAGTCTATTCCTTTAGGTAGATACACAACTCAGATGACCAATATTAAATGGATTTTTAGTTAAAAGTGCCTATTACTGACAATCTAACACCTAAACTAATCGTCAACGATCTCCGGGGTTCCTAAGGGTATTTAGGTGGAATTAAATAGTTACTTAAATATTAATTAACTAGATTATATGGTTTAGGATTGAACTATTCATCGGAATGTCAGATCCCGATAGTAGATTTGATGAAAAAATGGAGTAGATCAAATGATCAAGTAGGTCACATTAATAAACTCGTCTACGGTTGAAATCTTCCATATTCTAAACTTGATCACTACGTGGAGTCATTTTGTGTTTGACACTCATTGAAGCATACTTGCATTCGAAGAGATCTTTAGTTGATCTTCCTTCGATGTTATCAATCTGTCTTTAATGCGATAGCACAAACCCTTACAGATGCTTTTAAGATAACGAATCAGCGCATGTCATGTGGCAATGATTAGAAGAGCCACTTAAAAGTAGTAAGTGGTACGTCTATAAAACACCAGTCGAGAGAACATATCCTATTACATATCTGGCTATAAATACATTCGAGTGAGGCCATCTCTCACAATCCTTCCTAAATGAGAGATCTTCTAAGAGATGTGTAGAGAGTTTGTATCATTTGAGAAGGATGTAAATATCCGGAGATTGGACCCTTATCCATCCAATCCGATTATGATTTGGACCCAAATTATGAGAGACAAACAAATCAACCAAATCGAGTCCTAAGTCATACATTAATCAGCATAAAGAGAATAGGAGAGCTCGATGAATGATCTAATCTGTCTAATAACCAATAAGTATTAGATGGATCTGGTCTGTCCAACATCACGAAGATCAAAAGAGACCAAGGGATTGCATAGACATAccatatgatgatcttatctaGGGATCGTGGTTCAATTGGGATCAAAAGTTTGGGAGATCATGATCTAGTGGATCTGGTTCATCCTTTCCTTCCAACACTCTAAACCATCAATAAATAGGGCCTCAAGCTAAATGCAAAAGGTGGTTGAATCTGGACCAACCAACACCTCGagtggaggagatgggccaccaGATGAGTGGCCATGATCAATTTGAGGTTAGGCATCAGCCCTTGAGGTTCCCCAGATTGATCCTGAATCCAATTAGTGGGACACGAAGATCTCCACGAAGGATCAATtacaagaagaagatttgaaaagCCAGTAGTCCCAAATCTGTCGAGAAGATTTTCTTATTCAGAACTCACGATGCAAGCAAAGAGGATCTAGGATCAGTAAGGAAACCCAACAAGGGTTTTGCCACCTCGACAAGCTATAAAAGGAGTATAGGAAGAAGAGCATGAGTCCCCACGCCAAACACATCTATCTACTTTtaatttatctttcatttatcatagcatagcttagcctagttctagcatAGATCACTATTGTTTAGCCTAGTTGTAGCATAGATCAAATATCCGCAACCATAAGTTATTGGATCATGATCGTTTGAGTTCCGATTTAGCCGATCATACCTATCCAGTCACATCCTGctaactagagctgtacacgagtcgaaccgagtcgagcttagcatagttcgactcagctcggccactaactgaccccagctcaaactcggattggctcggtcctcgagcttgactggctggcttggctcggttcagtcagtagctcaggccagttcgagttgagtttgagccagAATCGAGCctttgcggcattttctcaaacacatggagtgcactttcaatttctcacggtaTGTAAAATGGCAGCAGcagtttacatgtatttcatcaaacactcagtaggcaacataaaaatcaagatacaatggtatttgtttcatatccatacct of the Magnolia sinica isolate HGM2019 chromosome 7, MsV1, whole genome shotgun sequence genome contains:
- the LOC131251534 gene encoding putative disease resistance protein RGA3, with product MADGLVPSVPSYLNSAIQSELGKVLSCHRELQDLSRAFKAIQALLRDAEKRQKKEEALSDWLEEIKDVAYDVEDLLDEWKTESLRYENEGSRIPPLAKRVCNSVLRILNVDETVDELGFHVKLSMEMGRRLKNIRERLNAICSEKSNFHLEESIDSRMEMMERKTSSLVDETVIIGRTPDKERIIPWLLSDSSHVSNEIPVISIIGLGGLGKTALAQLIYNDERVTRHFQKRMWVHVSDDFNESRICKAIIESVEGRPAPSFSEWEMVQNHLWNVLKGQQFLLVLDDIWNENQEKWDKLRIPLKGRVSGSRILITTRNEAVLKTMGATKWHQLAPLLESDSWSLFSNIAFWEIKTEECAAFKEIGKEIARKCDRIPLIIKRIANALRFLRTRREWQLLLESETWDFPNVTRGVVLDLQLSYENMPPYLKRCFAFCSIFPKDHVIERDTLIKLWMAQGFLPEESAVMECIGDGYFYDLLGRSLFDAPITDCFGNVMHCKMMDIVHDFFQTVMRECYTVNVKFSNSIPLHVRHVSLKCSDDLSAIPVNLCKAKNLRTLLFIGWSRITVLADDFFENFRCLRALDLSGTKCSWLPMSLEDLKLLRYLNLSTTRITRLPEFICRLYLLQTLKLNGCGQLSEFPKEMWKLAMLRHLEIEGTLLMHTSPHWIGRLTSLRTLSKFIVGERMECRIGELKNLNLLQGELAIYHLERVLNEDEAKEAELMNKKYLCLLELYDGNCQRVLQDDVAKRIEGVFEGLRPGTNLEELKISGYMGFKFPGWIEDASFSNLINITLRDCHGCIKLPALGTLPSLKYLTIEGMDRVKFIGLEFYGNNDSGGVTSAAAAFPKLETLVLEGMYNLMEWVGREDGGMPSLLELRIANCPRLMKVPSFLHGKLWRVDLESPRMYWASCVSESVECFAVKKIRDISVFIHLPFPHNLKYLVIGGSGIHGFPNGIQKLCGLQMLHIRHCHGLTHLPKELRDLRNLRQLKIVDCRYLEKWCEKYAENDQQQAMSHIPNIWIGNREIKRDGREVAGQASGGTTYGAQGIRL